One Cytobacillus sp. FSL H8-0458 DNA segment encodes these proteins:
- a CDS encoding S8 family serine peptidase → MKKFLLVITVISLFWSQTPVSARTLSHPPIPEESSDIEKVAIVVLSDAKKEQEIKKMIEQNPDLRIRHTFNQALNGFSVKGKPSALQSLQKLESVSSVSPVNTYHVHSNDNIKLIGGLNARGYYDENNQRLTGKGVKVGVIDTGIDYNHPDLRRSYGGGRDLVDNDRDPMETKAAGGQGTLHGTHVAGIIAANGRIQGVAPESTIIAYRALGPGGSGTTEQVIAAIEQAIKDKVDVLNLSLGNNVNGPDLPISMALNKAVEKGITAVTSSGNSGPNIWTVGSPGTASKAISVGASTPTIKVPFLSINGREIRLDLLQGSKEWEFDRSYEMIDGGLAHPDELKNAEGKIVLIERGELTFTDKAVHAMEAGAEGIIIYNNTKGRFFGNLDSEVPIPAAALSKEEGEKLKKLMKEGRLLARTNIIEERDILADFSSRGPVTSTWEIKPDVVAPGVAINSTIPGGYLPLQGTSMAAPHVAGACAILKQAHPEWGPEQIKAALMNTAKLIRNAEGQTYRTYEQGAGRIQLDQALKAETLVFPASMQFGKFQIADRLHDHSSFITVENISEKTQSYSFSVPYKEQGINWEMPMTFQLNPGEKKKAEIKMSADPTLLKKKIHDGYLLLKTGAESIHIPYLYVLEEPDYPRVMGFGIGKGDKPGTYRYEVYLPGGAEEFGIAMFDSESLRFMGFLDWKRNAGKGQLLQEIPADKLPGPGLYLAKVFAKKAGREDWIETYLFVRPDGQLGDPEPSAESEEGTK, encoded by the coding sequence ATGAAAAAATTCCTACTGGTCATAACAGTCATATCCTTGTTTTGGAGTCAAACGCCTGTTTCAGCCCGAACACTTTCACACCCTCCTATACCGGAAGAATCATCGGATATTGAAAAAGTGGCAATCGTTGTATTAAGTGATGCAAAGAAGGAACAGGAAATAAAAAAAATGATAGAACAAAATCCTGATCTGCGAATCAGGCATACATTCAATCAGGCCTTAAACGGCTTTTCGGTTAAAGGAAAGCCATCTGCATTGCAAAGCCTGCAAAAGCTGGAGTCAGTCTCTTCTGTTTCACCGGTTAATACCTATCATGTACATTCCAATGACAATATCAAGCTGATTGGCGGCCTGAATGCCCGAGGCTATTATGATGAAAATAATCAGCGCCTCACAGGTAAGGGTGTAAAAGTAGGCGTGATCGACACCGGCATCGATTATAATCATCCCGACTTACGAAGAAGCTATGGCGGCGGTCGCGATCTGGTGGATAATGATAGAGATCCGATGGAAACGAAGGCTGCAGGGGGACAAGGCACACTGCATGGCACTCACGTCGCAGGCATCATAGCGGCAAATGGCAGGATCCAGGGGGTCGCACCGGAATCAACCATCATCGCTTACAGGGCTCTCGGACCAGGCGGAAGCGGAACAACAGAACAGGTGATTGCGGCCATCGAACAGGCCATAAAGGATAAAGTGGATGTATTAAACCTTTCATTAGGAAATAACGTAAACGGCCCTGACCTTCCGATAAGCATGGCCCTGAATAAAGCGGTTGAAAAAGGAATAACCGCTGTCACTTCATCAGGCAATTCAGGACCGAATATATGGACGGTCGGTTCTCCGGGAACAGCGTCGAAGGCTATTTCTGTTGGAGCCTCTACACCAACGATAAAGGTGCCATTTTTGAGTATAAACGGTCGCGAAATCCGCCTTGATTTGCTGCAGGGTTCAAAGGAATGGGAATTTGACCGCTCCTATGAAATGATCGATGGAGGACTCGCGCATCCGGATGAATTGAAGAATGCGGAAGGAAAAATAGTACTAATAGAAAGAGGGGAACTGACGTTTACAGATAAAGCGGTCCATGCGATGGAAGCAGGAGCAGAGGGAATCATTATCTATAACAATACAAAAGGCAGGTTCTTTGGCAATCTGGACAGCGAGGTTCCCATTCCGGCAGCGGCACTTTCAAAGGAAGAGGGAGAGAAGCTCAAGAAGCTCATGAAGGAAGGGCGGCTCCTTGCCCGGACTAATATAATAGAAGAAAGGGACATATTGGCTGACTTCAGTTCCCGCGGACCTGTTACATCCACATGGGAAATTAAACCTGATGTTGTGGCACCGGGAGTCGCCATAAACAGCACCATTCCCGGCGGATACCTCCCGCTTCAGGGAACAAGCATGGCCGCTCCGCATGTAGCAGGTGCCTGTGCTATCCTCAAACAGGCTCATCCTGAATGGGGACCGGAACAGATCAAGGCGGCACTCATGAATACCGCTAAACTTATTAGGAACGCGGAAGGACAAACATATAGAACGTATGAGCAGGGGGCCGGCAGAATCCAGCTTGATCAGGCGCTGAAAGCAGAAACGCTTGTCTTCCCGGCTTCCATGCAATTCGGGAAATTTCAAATCGCGGACAGGCTGCATGACCACAGCAGTTTTATAACGGTTGAAAATATAAGTGAAAAAACGCAGTCTTATTCTTTTTCTGTACCCTATAAGGAGCAGGGCATCAATTGGGAAATGCCTATGACGTTTCAATTGAACCCGGGCGAAAAGAAAAAGGCTGAAATTAAAATGTCTGCTGATCCGACCCTTTTAAAGAAAAAGATCCATGACGGGTACCTTCTATTGAAAACAGGAGCAGAGAGTATCCATATTCCATACCTGTATGTGCTTGAAGAGCCGGATTACCCAAGGGTGATGGGATTCGGAATCGGCAAAGGAGATAAGCCTGGCACCTATCGTTATGAAGTGTATTTGCCTGGCGGGGCGGAGGAATTCGGAATTGCGATGTTTGATTCGGAAAGTCTCCGGTTCATGGGATTTCTGGATTGGAAAAGAAATGCCGGCAAGGGGCAGCTGCTGCAGGAAATCCCTGCTGACAAACTGCCTGGGCCGGGGCTGTACCTGGCGAAAGTGTTTGCCAAAAAGGCAGGCAGGGAAGACTGGATCGAAACGTATCTATTTGTGAGGCCGGATGGCCAGCTGGGGGACCCGGAGCCTTCAGCAGAATCAGAAGAGGGTACTAAGTAA
- the atpE gene encoding F0F1 ATP synthase subunit C, with translation MGLLAAAIAIGLAALGAGIGNGLIVSKTVEGMARQPEARGMLQTTMFIGVALVEAVPIIGVVIAFMVIGG, from the coding sequence ATGGGTCTTTTAGCAGCAGCAATTGCAATCGGTTTAGCAGCACTAGGTGCCGGTATCGGTAACGGTCTTATCGTATCAAAAACAGTTGAAGGTATGGCTCGCCAGCCAGAAGCTCGCGGTATGCTTCAAACTACAATGTTCATCGGGGTTGCACTAGTTGAGGCCGTTCCGATCATTGGCGTTGTTATCGCGTTCATGGTTATCGGCGGTTAA
- a CDS encoding F0F1 ATP synthase subunit epsilon produces the protein MKTIKVSVVTPDGPVYESDVEMVSTKAQSGELGILPGHIPMVAPLQIGAVRLKNGGKTDFVAVSGGFLEVRPEQVTILAQSAEQADEIDVERAVRAKQRAEQRLNEQKRENIDFRRAELALQRAINRIEVSERKF, from the coding sequence ATGAAGACGATTAAAGTCAGTGTTGTTACTCCCGATGGCCCGGTGTATGAATCAGATGTGGAAATGGTAAGCACAAAAGCTCAAAGCGGTGAGCTTGGAATTTTACCTGGACACATTCCAATGGTTGCACCGTTACAGATTGGAGCCGTTCGTTTAAAAAACGGCGGAAAAACTGATTTCGTCGCAGTAAGCGGCGGATTCCTTGAAGTCCGTCCGGAGCAGGTAACGATTTTAGCGCAATCTGCTGAGCAGGCAGATGAAATTGATGTAGAGCGTGCCGTTCGTGCCAAGCAGCGTGCTGAACAGCGCCTGAACGAGCAGAAGCGTGAAAACATTGATTTCCGTCGTGCAGAGCTTGCACTTCAGCGTGCGATTAACCGTATCGAAGTTTCGGAAAGAAAGTTCTAA
- a CDS encoding F0F1 ATP synthase subunit delta, giving the protein MTGSTVAKRYALALFQLANEHQLLDQMEEELRAVKEVVNHNSDLKSVLKSPKLSIEKKKEILKEAFASVNTFVLNTLMILIERHREDHISDVADHFISLANDKKGIADAKVYTVRPLSEAEKQALSVSFAAKVGKKSLRIDNIVDTNLLGGIKLRIGNRIFDGSLRGKLERLERQLLG; this is encoded by the coding sequence ATGACGGGCTCCACAGTAGCAAAGCGCTACGCGTTGGCTCTTTTCCAGCTTGCGAATGAACACCAGCTTCTTGACCAAATGGAAGAAGAGCTTCGTGCAGTGAAAGAAGTAGTAAACCATAACTCAGATTTAAAGTCTGTTTTGAAATCTCCAAAGCTTTCAATTGAGAAGAAAAAAGAGATTTTAAAAGAAGCATTTGCATCTGTGAACACGTTTGTATTAAACACGTTAATGATATTAATTGAACGCCACCGTGAAGATCATATCTCTGATGTGGCAGATCATTTTATAAGCCTGGCGAATGACAAAAAAGGGATTGCGGATGCAAAAGTATACACTGTCCGTCCGCTATCTGAAGCAGAGAAGCAAGCATTATCTGTGTCATTTGCAGCTAAGGTTGGGAAAAAATCACTTCGTATTGACAATATAGTTGATACTAACTTGCTCGGCGGCATCAAGCTTCGAATCGGAAACCGGATTTTCGACGGCAGCTTGCGCGGGAAGCTAGAGCGTCTTGAACGTCAATTGTTAGGCTAA
- a CDS encoding AtpZ/AtpI family protein: MRQKDRNPFKAMALMSAILSQLVGSTLIGIFAGRWLDSKAGTEPLFLLIGLFIGLGAGIYAMLRLIQHFFTGE; encoded by the coding sequence ATGCGTCAAAAAGACCGCAACCCATTTAAGGCGATGGCCTTAATGTCCGCCATTCTTTCCCAGTTAGTAGGTTCCACGCTCATTGGCATTTTCGCTGGAAGATGGCTTGACAGCAAGGCAGGAACTGAGCCTTTATTCCTTTTAATCGGCTTGTTCATTGGACTGGGCGCCGGGATTTACGCCATGCTTCGCCTAATCCAACATTTTTTCACAGGGGAATGA
- the ftsZ gene encoding cell division protein FtsZ: protein MLEFDTNIDQYATIKVIGVGGGGNNAVNRMIEHGVEGVEFIAVNTDGQALNQSKAEVTMQIGAALTRGLGAGANPEVGRKAAEESESQLREVLKGADMVFVTAGMGGGTGTGAAPAIARIAREVGALTIGVVTRPFKFEGRKRAANADAGIEAMKKAVDTLIIIPNDRLLEIIDKKTPMLEAFMEADNVLRQGVQGISDLIAVPGLINLDFADVKTVMSHKGTALMGIGIATGEDRAAEAARKAISSPLLETSINGARGVIMNITGGSNISLYEVQEAADIVASASDEEVNMIFGSVINDSLKEEILVTVIATGFNEQEELRAKPSARPSVEKEYDHTYQYAEEPSHRRPVREPREYREPLQDNYRVQADPQEESLDTPAFLRNRRRR, encoded by the coding sequence ATGCTGGAGTTTGATACAAATATAGACCAATACGCTACGATCAAAGTCATCGGAGTCGGCGGCGGGGGGAATAACGCTGTTAATCGGATGATCGAACATGGAGTTGAGGGAGTAGAGTTTATTGCTGTCAATACAGATGGACAAGCTCTTAATCAATCAAAGGCAGAAGTAACCATGCAAATCGGTGCAGCCTTAACAAGGGGCCTGGGAGCAGGGGCAAATCCTGAAGTGGGGAGAAAAGCAGCTGAGGAAAGTGAAAGCCAGCTTCGTGAAGTGCTGAAGGGTGCCGACATGGTATTCGTTACTGCCGGAATGGGCGGCGGAACCGGAACGGGTGCAGCTCCTGCTATTGCACGTATTGCACGTGAAGTGGGTGCACTGACCATCGGTGTGGTAACCCGTCCTTTCAAATTTGAAGGACGCAAGCGTGCAGCCAATGCTGATGCAGGCATCGAAGCTATGAAAAAAGCTGTTGATACGCTGATTATTATTCCAAATGATCGCTTATTGGAGATTATTGATAAAAAAACACCTATGCTTGAAGCGTTTATGGAAGCGGATAATGTTCTTCGCCAAGGCGTTCAGGGTATTTCTGACCTGATTGCCGTTCCCGGTTTAATCAATCTTGATTTTGCCGATGTTAAAACAGTAATGTCCCATAAAGGAACAGCACTGATGGGGATCGGAATTGCCACCGGAGAGGATCGTGCGGCTGAAGCAGCCCGTAAAGCCATTTCGAGCCCGCTGCTTGAAACATCCATTAACGGAGCCCGCGGCGTCATTATGAATATCACAGGCGGATCAAATATCAGCTTATATGAAGTGCAGGAGGCTGCAGATATTGTTGCTTCTGCTTCAGATGAAGAAGTGAATATGATTTTTGGTTCAGTCATTAATGATTCCTTAAAGGAAGAAATTCTTGTTACGGTTATCGCTACCGGCTTTAATGAACAAGAGGAGTTAAGAGCTAAACCGAGTGCAAGACCATCTGTAGAAAAAGAATATGATCATACATATCAGTATGCAGAAGAACCAAGCCATCGCCGGCCGGTTAGAGAGCCTCGGGAATATAGGGAACCGCTTCAGGATAACTATCGTGTGCAGGCTGACCCGCAGGAAGAGTCACTTGATACACCTGCGTTCCTTAGAAACCGCAGAAGACGCTAA
- the atpA gene encoding F0F1 ATP synthase subunit alpha, whose product MSINAEEISALIKKQIENYQSEIQVSDVGTVISVGDGIARAHGLDNVMAGELVEFSNGVMGMAQNLEENNVGIIILGPFTEIREGDEVRRTGRIMEVPVGEELIGRVVNPLGQPVDGMGPINTTKSRPIESPAPGVMDRKSVHEPLQTGIKAIDALVPIGRGQRELIIGDRQTGKTSVAIDTILNQKDQDMVCIYVAIGQKESTVRNAVETLRKQGALDYTIVVTASASQPAPMLYLAPYAGVTMGEEFMYNGKHVLVVYDDLTKQASAYRELSLLLRRPPGREAYPGDVFYLHSRLLERAAKLSDAKGAGSITALPFIETQAGDVSAYIPTNVISITDGQIFLQSDLFFSGVRPAINAGLSVSRVGGSAQIKAMKKVAGTLRLDLASYRELESFAQFGSDLDKATQAKLNRGARTVEVLKQDLNKPLKVEKQVAILYALTRGFLDDIPVQDIRRFESEFLSWLDHNRKDLLDHIVTTKELPSDDDMASAINDFKKTFAVSE is encoded by the coding sequence ATGAGCATCAATGCTGAAGAAATCAGTGCGCTGATAAAAAAGCAAATCGAAAACTATCAGTCGGAAATTCAAGTGAGTGATGTAGGTACGGTTATCTCTGTTGGTGACGGTATCGCTCGTGCTCATGGCCTCGACAATGTCATGGCTGGAGAACTTGTTGAATTTTCAAACGGCGTTATGGGTATGGCACAAAACCTTGAAGAAAATAACGTCGGTATTATCATTTTAGGACCATTTACAGAAATCCGTGAAGGCGACGAAGTACGCCGTACGGGCCGCATCATGGAGGTACCGGTTGGTGAAGAACTAATCGGCCGCGTAGTAAACCCTCTTGGACAGCCAGTAGATGGCATGGGGCCAATCAACACAACTAAATCACGTCCGATTGAAAGCCCGGCACCAGGTGTTATGGATCGTAAATCCGTACACGAGCCGCTTCAAACAGGAATCAAGGCGATTGACGCACTTGTGCCAATCGGCCGCGGACAGCGTGAGTTAATCATCGGTGACCGTCAAACAGGTAAAACTTCCGTTGCAATCGATACAATCCTGAACCAAAAAGATCAGGATATGGTATGTATCTATGTGGCAATCGGGCAAAAAGAATCTACAGTCCGTAATGCAGTAGAAACACTTCGTAAGCAAGGTGCGCTTGATTACACAATCGTTGTAACAGCATCTGCATCACAGCCTGCTCCAATGCTATACCTGGCTCCTTACGCTGGGGTAACAATGGGTGAAGAGTTCATGTACAACGGCAAGCACGTTCTTGTTGTGTATGATGACTTAACAAAGCAAGCTTCTGCTTACCGTGAGCTTTCATTGCTATTGCGCCGTCCTCCAGGCCGTGAAGCATATCCAGGGGACGTATTCTACTTGCACAGCCGCTTGCTTGAGCGCGCTGCGAAGCTAAGCGATGCGAAAGGTGCAGGTTCAATCACTGCTCTTCCATTTATCGAAACACAAGCAGGCGATGTTTCTGCTTACATTCCGACAAACGTTATCTCAATCACTGACGGACAAATTTTCCTTCAGTCTGACCTATTCTTCTCCGGTGTACGTCCGGCGATCAACGCAGGTCTTTCTGTATCACGTGTAGGTGGATCTGCACAGATCAAAGCAATGAAAAAGGTTGCAGGTACACTGCGTCTTGACCTTGCTTCATACCGTGAACTTGAATCATTTGCCCAGTTCGGTTCTGACCTTGATAAAGCAACACAGGCTAAACTTAACCGTGGTGCCCGTACAGTAGAGGTTCTAAAGCAGGATCTTAACAAGCCGTTAAAAGTTGAGAAGCAGGTTGCAATCCTTTACGCTCTAACTCGCGGCTTCTTAGATGACATTCCTGTACAGGATATTCGTCGTTTCGAATCTGAATTCCTTTCATGGTTAGACCATAACCGCAAAGATTTGTTAGACCATATCGTGACTACAAAAGAACTTCCTTCTGATGACGATATGGCATCTGCGATTAACGACTTTAAGAAAACTTTCGCAGTATCCGAATAA
- the atpB gene encoding F0F1 ATP synthase subunit A, whose product MHHEAPIVDFLGLNFNLSNVLMITVASAIVFIIALLSTRRLAMKPTGMQNFFEWVMDFVKNIINSTMDWKTGGRFHILGLTLIMYIFVSNMLGLPFAITYDHTLWWKSPTADPVITLTLAAMVVGLSHYYGVKLKGVGEYGRDFIRPMPFLFPLKIIEEFANTLTLGLRLYGNIYAGEILLTLLVGGLAHAGIGGMLAAVIPTLVWQGFSIFVGSIQAFIFCMLTMVYMAHKVSQDH is encoded by the coding sequence TTGCATCATGAAGCTCCTATAGTGGACTTTTTAGGATTGAATTTTAACTTATCAAACGTACTGATGATCACAGTGGCAAGTGCTATTGTCTTCATTATTGCTTTGCTTTCAACCCGTCGCTTGGCCATGAAACCAACGGGGATGCAGAACTTCTTCGAATGGGTAATGGATTTTGTTAAGAATATCATTAACAGTACGATGGACTGGAAGACAGGCGGAAGATTCCATATCCTTGGATTAACTCTGATCATGTATATTTTTGTTTCAAACATGCTCGGACTTCCGTTCGCGATCACTTATGATCACACTTTATGGTGGAAATCGCCAACAGCCGATCCTGTTATCACCTTAACATTAGCGGCAATGGTAGTCGGGCTTTCGCATTACTATGGCGTAAAGCTTAAAGGAGTAGGAGAATACGGCCGGGATTTTATCAGGCCAATGCCTTTCTTGTTCCCATTGAAAATTATTGAAGAGTTTGCAAACACTCTGACATTAGGACTTCGTCTTTACGGTAACATCTATGCGGGTGAAATCCTGCTGACGTTGCTTGTCGGAGGACTCGCACATGCCGGTATAGGCGGAATGCTTGCCGCAGTTATACCAACACTTGTATGGCAGGGATTCTCAATCTTTGTCGGATCTATCCAGGCATTCATTTTCTGTATGTTAACAATGGTTTATATGGCACACAAAGTGAGCCAGGACCATTAA
- a CDS encoding ATP synthase subunit I, producing the protein MPEIKATFQRQRKYIFLLLSVYVLGWGFTPYQSIFLGLIFGTSLSLFNLWLISRKALQFGEAVERGEKVRSLGTVSRMATAVFAVMIALEYPEKLHLISVVFGLMTSYIVIMIDYFLQSFHLRK; encoded by the coding sequence ATGCCGGAAATCAAAGCAACTTTTCAGAGACAGCGAAAATACATATTTCTTTTGTTGTCTGTATATGTTCTCGGCTGGGGTTTTACACCTTATCAATCTATTTTTCTTGGCTTGATCTTTGGTACGAGCTTAAGTCTGTTCAATTTGTGGCTGATTTCCCGAAAGGCGCTTCAATTTGGAGAGGCTGTCGAGAGAGGCGAGAAGGTGCGTTCACTTGGAACGGTATCCAGGATGGCTACAGCGGTATTTGCTGTCATGATCGCTCTGGAATATCCTGAGAAGCTGCATCTGATCAGTGTGGTATTTGGATTAATGACATCCTATATTGTCATTATGATAGATTATTTTCTTCAATCTTTTCATTTACGTAAATAG
- a CDS encoding F0F1 ATP synthase subunit B, producing the protein MLTNSLVLGAAGGGFNGGDILYQLVMFIILLALLKKFAWGPLMGIMQQREEHIASEIQAAEESRTEAKKLLEEQRNLLKEARTEAQGLIENAKKQGDVQREEIVAAARTESERIKESAKLEIEQQKEQAVAAIREQVASLSVLIASKVIEKELSAADQEKLINEYIQEAGEKR; encoded by the coding sequence GTGTTAACAAACAGTCTAGTATTAGGCGCTGCAGGCGGCGGTTTTAACGGCGGGGACATTTTGTACCAGCTGGTCATGTTCATTATCTTGTTGGCATTGCTGAAAAAATTCGCGTGGGGTCCGTTAATGGGCATTATGCAGCAGCGTGAAGAGCACATTGCCAGTGAAATTCAAGCGGCTGAAGAAAGCCGTACAGAAGCAAAGAAACTTTTAGAAGAGCAAAGAAATCTTTTAAAAGAAGCACGTACTGAAGCACAGGGTCTTATCGAAAATGCGAAGAAACAAGGCGATGTTCAGCGTGAGGAGATCGTTGCGGCTGCCCGCACTGAGTCTGAGCGCATTAAGGAATCAGCCAAGCTTGAAATCGAGCAGCAGAAAGAACAGGCGGTTGCCGCTATCCGCGAGCAGGTCGCTTCATTGTCTGTCCTAATTGCTTCCAAGGTTATCGAGAAGGAACTAAGTGCAGCTGATCAGGAAAAGCTGATCAATGAATACATTCAAGAGGCAGGAGAAAAGCGATGA
- a CDS encoding F0F1 ATP synthase subunit gamma — protein MASLRDIKNRITSTKKTSQITKAMQMVSAAKMNKAEMNARSFVPYMEKIQEVTASIALGSKDVSHPMLTSRPVKKTGYLVITSDRGLAGAYNSNVLRNVYQTIQKRHKSPDEYAIIAVGRVGRDFFRKRNMNVILDIVAVADQPAFAEIKDIASKTVGMFADETFDELYMYYSHYVSAIQQDVTEKKLLPLTDISSSTKLTSYEFEPSAEEILKVLLPQYAESLIYGALLDSKASEHAARMTAMQNATDNAKELINSLSLSYNRARQAAITQEITEIVGGAAALE, from the coding sequence GTGGCATCATTACGCGATATAAAAAATCGTATTACTTCTACGAAGAAAACGAGTCAAATTACAAAAGCAATGCAGATGGTATCGGCTGCGAAAATGAATAAGGCGGAAATGAATGCGAGGTCATTCGTGCCTTATATGGAGAAAATCCAGGAAGTTACGGCAAGCATCGCTTTGGGAAGCAAAGATGTCTCACATCCTATGCTGACCAGCCGCCCAGTCAAGAAAACTGGTTACCTCGTAATCACTTCTGACCGCGGACTTGCGGGAGCTTATAACAGTAACGTCTTGCGAAATGTCTACCAGACAATTCAAAAGCGCCATAAATCACCGGATGAGTATGCAATCATTGCAGTCGGACGTGTGGGCCGTGACTTTTTCAGAAAGCGCAATATGAACGTCATTCTGGATATTGTTGCTGTTGCGGACCAGCCTGCATTTGCTGAAATCAAGGATATTGCCAGCAAAACAGTTGGCATGTTCGCTGATGAGACATTTGACGAATTATATATGTACTACAGCCATTATGTCAGCGCGATTCAACAGGATGTAACAGAGAAGAAGCTTCTTCCGCTTACGGATATCTCCAGCTCGACAAAGCTTACATCTTATGAGTTTGAACCTTCCGCTGAAGAAATTTTAAAAGTATTGCTGCCTCAATACGCTGAAAGCTTAATCTACGGAGCGCTTTTAGACAGTAAGGCAAGCGAACATGCTGCAAGGATGACAGCGATGCAGAATGCAACGGATAACGCTAAAGAGCTTATCAACTCGTTAAGCCTAAGCTACAACCGTGCACGTCAGGCAGCCATCACGCAGGAAATTACCGAAATCGTCGGCGGAGCAGCCGCGTTAGAATAA
- the atpD gene encoding F0F1 ATP synthase subunit beta, which translates to MNKGRVLQVMGPVVDVKFESGQLPEIYNALTVTNPARNESEVDINLTLEVALHLGDDTVRTIAMSSTDGLQRGSEVVDSGAPISVPVGDVTLGRVFNVLGESIDLDPAIAADARRDSIHREAPKFEQLSTEVEILETGIKVVDLLAPYIKGGKIGLFGGAGVGKTVLIQELINNIAQEHGGISVFAGVGERTREGNDLYHEMTDSGVIKKTAMVFGQMNEPPGARMRVALTGLTMAEFFRDDQGQDVLFFMDNIFRFTQAGSEVSALLGRMPSAVGYQPTLATEMGKLQERITSTNVGSVTSIQAIYVPADDYTDPAPATTFAHLDATTNLERKLSEMGIYPAVDPLASTSRALSPEIVGEEHYSVARQVQQTLQRYRELQDIIAILGMDELSDEDKLIVARARRIQFFLSQNFHVAEQFTGQPGSYVPVKETVKGFKDILEGKYDHLPEDAFRLVGRIEEVIESAKKMGVEV; encoded by the coding sequence ATGAACAAAGGACGCGTTCTTCAAGTTATGGGTCCGGTTGTTGACGTAAAGTTCGAAAGCGGCCAGCTTCCTGAGATCTATAATGCATTGACTGTTACAAACCCAGCGCGTAACGAATCTGAAGTTGACATCAACTTAACCCTTGAAGTTGCCCTTCATTTAGGTGATGATACAGTCCGCACCATTGCAATGTCTTCTACTGATGGCTTACAGCGCGGAAGTGAAGTTGTTGATTCGGGTGCTCCTATCTCTGTACCAGTAGGTGATGTAACACTTGGACGTGTATTTAACGTGCTTGGTGAATCAATCGACTTAGATCCAGCAATCGCTGCAGATGCACGTCGTGATTCTATCCACAGAGAGGCTCCTAAGTTTGAGCAGCTTTCTACTGAAGTAGAAATTCTTGAAACTGGAATTAAGGTAGTAGACCTTCTTGCTCCATACATTAAAGGTGGTAAGATCGGTCTGTTCGGTGGTGCCGGTGTAGGTAAAACCGTATTAATCCAGGAATTGATCAATAACATCGCTCAGGAGCACGGCGGTATTTCTGTATTCGCCGGTGTTGGTGAGCGTACGCGTGAAGGTAACGACCTTTATCATGAAATGACGGATTCAGGCGTTATCAAGAAAACAGCGATGGTATTCGGTCAGATGAACGAGCCGCCGGGAGCGCGTATGCGTGTTGCCCTGACTGGTTTGACAATGGCTGAATTCTTCCGTGATGATCAGGGACAGGACGTTCTTTTCTTCATGGATAACATCTTCCGTTTCACACAGGCAGGTTCAGAGGTATCAGCCCTATTAGGCCGTATGCCATCTGCCGTTGGTTACCAGCCGACACTTGCTACTGAAATGGGTAAATTACAGGAACGTATCACATCTACTAACGTAGGTTCTGTTACTTCCATCCAGGCGATTTACGTACCAGCCGATGACTACACGGATCCGGCTCCGGCTACAACTTTCGCCCACTTAGATGCAACAACTAACCTAGAGCGTAAGCTTTCTGAGATGGGTATCTACCCTGCGGTGGACCCATTAGCTTCCACTTCCCGTGCATTATCACCGGAAATCGTTGGCGAAGAGCACTACTCAGTTGCACGCCAGGTACAGCAGACATTACAGCGTTACAGAGAACTTCAGGATATCATTGCGATCCTTGGTATGGATGAGCTTTCTGATGAAGATAAGCTAATCGTAGCACGTGCGCGCCGTATCCAGTTCTTCTTATCTCAAAACTTCCACGTTGCTGAGCAGTTTACTGGCCAGCCAGGTTCATACGTACCTGTTAAAGAAACAGTTAAAGGCTTCAAAGATATTCTTGAAGGCAAGTACGACCACCTGCCAGAAGATGCATTCCGACTTGTCGGCCGAATCGAAGAAGTAATCGAGAGTGCAAAGAAAATGGGCGTAGAGGTCTAA